In Amycolatopsis methanolica 239, a single genomic region encodes these proteins:
- a CDS encoding thiopeptide-type bacteriocin biosynthesis protein has translation MTMPATVRLRENSVPMRDFLADCVSALSEGRTSRELTTFLTAGAAALAAEEDRWVQWGLETPDLPELHGAIAALARDWLWQQTIDDFFVMHKPPGLRLRLAPAPGQAEHVEALLRERIRLWQNIGLVTRAVPSVYEPEAHLFGGPASMAWAHRLFTVDSLTWLDHHTRPSGCPSWALSMLMLRGVFDGLRIAGWEDRDVWARVRETGRRHPEPVDTAGAAAGLRRWWNHPDELAATVPGPARRLAERHAEEIRPLLDGWWSHYFTADGARVGPREAACYYVVFHWNRGKLSFGKQVLIAESLAADDD, from the coding sequence ATGACGATGCCTGCGACCGTGCGCCTGCGGGAGAATTCCGTGCCCATGCGGGATTTCCTCGCCGACTGCGTCAGCGCGCTGTCCGAGGGGCGGACCAGCCGCGAGCTCACCACGTTCCTCACCGCGGGCGCGGCCGCGCTCGCGGCCGAGGAGGACCGGTGGGTGCAGTGGGGCCTGGAAACGCCGGATCTGCCGGAACTGCACGGCGCGATCGCCGCGCTGGCCCGGGACTGGTTGTGGCAGCAGACGATCGACGACTTCTTCGTGATGCACAAGCCACCCGGTCTGCGCCTGCGCCTGGCTCCCGCGCCCGGACAGGCCGAGCACGTGGAAGCGTTGCTGCGCGAGCGGATCCGGCTGTGGCAGAACATCGGACTGGTGACCAGGGCGGTGCCGTCGGTGTACGAGCCGGAGGCGCACCTGTTCGGCGGTCCCGCGTCGATGGCGTGGGCGCACCGGCTGTTCACCGTGGATTCGCTGACCTGGCTCGACCACCACACCCGCCCGTCCGGCTGCCCGTCGTGGGCGCTGTCAATGCTGATGCTGCGCGGCGTCTTCGACGGGCTGCGGATCGCGGGCTGGGAGGACCGGGACGTGTGGGCGCGGGTCCGCGAGACCGGGCGGCGGCACCCCGAGCCGGTCGACACCGCCGGCGCCGCCGCCGGCCTGCGCCGGTGGTGGAACCACCCGGACGAGCTGGCCGCCACCGTGCCCGGGCCCGCCCGGCGGCTGGCCGAGCGGCACGCCGAGGAGATCCGGCCGCTGCTCGACGGGTGGTGGTCCCACTACTTCACCGCGGACGGCGCGCGGGTCGGCCCACGCGAGGCGGCCTGCTACTACGTGGTGTTCCACTGGAACCGCGGGAAGCTGAGCTTCGGCAAGCAGGTCCTGATCGCCGAGTCGCTGGCGGCCGACGATGACTGA
- a CDS encoding SDR family NAD(P)-dependent oxidoreductase: MSHTIVMTGASRGIGRVALDEIRRRDPDAHVVVVARTDLGDGTVTADLSSLRSVRDAATAIRDRLDRGDLPPLRAFVGNAGVQHTNALVTGPEGFESTFTVNVLANHVFVRVLQDRFATPGRVVITTSDTHFGDFRHNLGLVPGPVWQSPDVLARPGAFPDPSSAAAGRTAYSTSKLATIHLVHESARRLPPGVTAVAYNPAFVPGTGLTRDAGPVVRFAVRRILPAMTWTPWATSPAAAGRYLADVILGAIDAPNGSYVDLGAVVPSSPESYDPRRERELWDAAERLTGVGV; encoded by the coding sequence ATGAGCCACACGATCGTCATGACCGGCGCCAGCCGCGGCATCGGGCGCGTCGCCCTGGACGAAATCCGTCGGCGAGACCCCGATGCGCACGTGGTCGTCGTCGCGCGGACGGACCTCGGCGACGGCACGGTGACGGCGGACTTGAGTTCGCTGCGCAGCGTCCGGGACGCTGCCACCGCGATCCGCGACCGGCTGGACCGCGGCGACCTGCCGCCGCTGCGCGCGTTCGTGGGGAACGCCGGTGTCCAGCACACGAACGCGCTCGTGACGGGGCCGGAAGGGTTCGAGTCGACCTTCACCGTCAACGTGCTCGCCAACCACGTGTTCGTCCGCGTGCTGCAGGACCGCTTCGCCACGCCAGGGCGGGTCGTGATCACCACCAGCGACACCCATTTCGGCGACTTCCGGCACAACCTGGGTCTCGTGCCCGGCCCGGTGTGGCAGTCCCCGGACGTGCTCGCGCGGCCCGGCGCCTTCCCGGACCCGTCGAGCGCGGCCGCCGGGCGCACCGCGTACTCGACCAGCAAACTGGCCACCATCCACCTGGTGCACGAGTCCGCGCGCCGGCTGCCGCCCGGGGTCACCGCCGTGGCCTACAACCCCGCGTTCGTGCCCGGCACCGGACTCACCCGCGACGCCGGTCCGGTCGTCCGGTTCGCGGTGCGCCGGATCCTGCCCGCGATGACCTGGACTCCGTGGGCGACCAGTCCCGCCGCCGCCGGCCGCTACCTGGCCGACGTCATCCTCGGGGCGATCGACGCGCCGAATGGGTCCTATGTGGACCTTGGCGCGGTCGTCCCGTCCTCCCCGGAGTCCTACGACCCGCGGCGCGAGCGGGAGCTCTGGGATGCGGCCGAGCGGTTAACCGGGGTCGGGGTGTAA
- a CDS encoding winged helix DNA-binding domain-containing protein: MTTLDSRALNRATLARQLLLERADLPVVEAVSHLCGLQAQEPQEPFVGLWSRLRGFQPAALDELLTGRRVVRTHLMRRTIHLVTAGDVLAWRSRHDAMLRQRVLGVYRRELDGVDPGGVAAAARAELARDEPRTMADIGRALAGRWPSAGPRPLGELAIAALVPTVQVPPRGLWRAKAGVRNARLSSWLGCDVDPLPEDGADPIGQALTRRYLAAFGPATGADLRAWSGLAGLPAAVAAIRDELVAFRDEHGRELLDLPDAPRPDPGTLAPVRFLPAFDNAILGYQDRSRIIDDAHRNLSVAGERVVLVDGRVAATWTVGADTVTITPLRRFTRAERTAVDEEARHLTAFLTDAVRTS; encoded by the coding sequence GTGACCACTTTGGACAGCAGGGCGCTCAACCGGGCGACGTTGGCTCGCCAGTTGCTCCTCGAGCGGGCCGATCTGCCCGTCGTGGAGGCGGTGTCGCACCTGTGCGGGTTGCAGGCCCAGGAGCCGCAGGAACCGTTCGTCGGGTTGTGGTCGCGGCTTCGGGGCTTCCAGCCGGCCGCGCTTGACGAGCTGCTGACCGGCAGGCGAGTCGTGCGCACGCACCTCATGCGCCGCACCATTCACCTCGTCACGGCGGGCGACGTCCTGGCCTGGCGGAGCCGCCACGACGCGATGCTGCGCCAGCGGGTGCTCGGCGTCTACCGCCGCGAGCTGGACGGCGTGGATCCCGGCGGGGTGGCCGCGGCGGCGCGGGCGGAGCTGGCCCGTGACGAGCCGCGCACGATGGCCGACATCGGGCGGGCGCTCGCCGGGCGCTGGCCGTCCGCGGGGCCACGGCCGCTGGGCGAACTCGCGATCGCGGCGCTCGTGCCGACGGTGCAGGTGCCGCCGCGGGGGCTGTGGCGCGCCAAGGCCGGCGTCCGCAACGCCCGGCTGTCCTCCTGGCTGGGATGCGACGTCGACCCGCTCCCCGAGGACGGCGCCGACCCCATCGGGCAGGCGCTCACGCGCCGCTACCTGGCCGCCTTCGGCCCGGCCACCGGGGCCGACCTGCGGGCCTGGAGCGGCCTCGCCGGCCTGCCCGCCGCGGTGGCCGCCATCCGCGACGAACTGGTCGCCTTCCGCGACGAACACGGCCGCGAACTCCTCGACCTGCCCGACGCGCCGCGACCCGACCCCGGCACACTCGCCCCGGTCCGGTTCCTGCCCGCGTTCGACAACGCCATCCTCGGCTACCAGGACCGCAGCCGGATCATCGACGACGCCCACCGCAACCTGTCCGTGGCCGGCGAGCGCGTCGTGCTGGTCGACGGCCGAGTCGCCGCCACCTGGACCGTCGGAGCGGACACTGTGACCATCACACCGCTGCGCCGCTTCACCCGCGCCGAGCGGACCGCCGTCGACGAGGAGGCCCGGCACCTCACCGCGTTCCTCACCGACGCAGTCCGAACTTCCTGA
- a CDS encoding helix-turn-helix transcriptional regulator, with the protein MAVPHSGFGRLVRAWRDRLSPADAGLPVTTGRRAPGLRREELAQLAGLSVDYVLRLEQGRAKNPSAQVVGALARALQLSRPERDQLYRAAGLLPPQDGSVNTHVPPGVQRLVARLGDVPIGVFAADWTLVWWNATWSALFGDPGSDRNLVRAVFTGAAPPVRPERGAEAFAMSLVADLKDAVSRYPADAQLDRLVRELRRTSHAFARYWDTQTAAAVHESERKTVTHPEVGDILFDCDVLLVPGADLRVVTYTTAAGSADAGKLDLLRVTGGRPLTTS; encoded by the coding sequence GTGGCTGTCCCCCACTCCGGTTTCGGCAGGCTGGTGCGCGCCTGGCGCGACCGCCTGTCCCCGGCTGATGCCGGCCTGCCCGTCACGACCGGCCGCCGCGCTCCCGGCCTGCGCCGCGAGGAGCTCGCCCAGCTGGCCGGGCTGTCGGTGGACTACGTGCTGCGCCTGGAGCAGGGCCGCGCGAAGAACCCGTCGGCGCAGGTGGTCGGCGCGCTGGCCCGGGCGCTGCAGTTGTCCCGGCCCGAACGGGACCAGCTCTACCGCGCGGCCGGCCTCCTGCCGCCGCAGGACGGGTCGGTGAACACGCACGTGCCCCCGGGCGTCCAGCGGCTCGTCGCGCGCCTGGGCGACGTGCCGATCGGGGTGTTCGCCGCGGACTGGACGTTGGTCTGGTGGAACGCCACGTGGTCCGCCCTGTTCGGGGACCCGGGATCCGACCGCAACCTGGTGCGGGCGGTCTTCACCGGCGCCGCCCCGCCGGTGCGGCCGGAGCGCGGCGCGGAGGCGTTCGCGATGTCGCTCGTGGCCGACCTGAAGGACGCCGTGTCCCGCTACCCGGCCGACGCCCAGCTCGACCGCCTGGTGCGGGAGCTGCGCCGAACTTCGCACGCCTTCGCCCGGTACTGGGACACCCAGACCGCGGCGGCCGTGCACGAGTCCGAACGCAAGACGGTCACGCACCCCGAGGTCGGCGACATCCTGTTCGACTGCGACGTGCTGCTGGTGCCGGGCGCGGACCTGCGGGTGGTCACCTACACGACGGCGGCGGGCAGCGCGGACGCCGGCAAGCTGGACCTCCTGCGGGTCACCGGCGGGCGCCCGCTGACCACGTCCTAG
- a CDS encoding nitric oxide reductase activation protein NorD, protein MTKTGALAEYSLLASAVGCRDVEVVGVDGGPSYTDGRHVVVDARASDPLPTLLCQSALIGAGSLQPDMVRKLSRGRETVARYVLLEVHRACRSLRNSLPGWFVELVGSSPGAEVSASAEESLQRALGREELPATPEWFGTVMPRTSLRKGKASRSTPVDGSKLKAAEVVAPDRDAQDDPVRRIFRAPFAVHNPLSRLLGRGLSRAERHPRGSVSALHLDDSNLAAGSGRRLVTSPPGSGRSSFAAVPEPLAGSRFPEWDCWRGEYRRGWCSVIEYAPEQRVPRPAPEVSVHGDRAIRADLARVSRSLAWHTRQPQGEDVDLDAVVQGVARSGRASPHIEHAYREKRRSRPDLTVSILLDASGSTADEQPSGGTVYDRQSAIVLNLMRALEDVGHGVEVTAFNSAGRAQVRVIPIKRLQENGNSAVRSRLFQVRPTGCTRMGAAIRYATRRMAHVPAGRQVLLMVSDGFPYDQNYEGRYADADTGRALREARRAGVACVCLSVSNTMTEDRLTQIFGNAAHLRLASDRDVSERVVSLLRQALRGVSQTV, encoded by the coding sequence ATGACGAAAACTGGCGCGCTCGCGGAATATTCCCTTCTCGCGAGCGCTGTGGGCTGCCGCGATGTCGAGGTGGTCGGCGTCGACGGTGGCCCGTCATACACCGACGGCAGGCACGTCGTCGTCGACGCCCGGGCCAGTGACCCGCTGCCGACATTGTTGTGCCAGTCGGCGCTCATCGGAGCGGGCAGCCTGCAGCCCGACATGGTCCGGAAACTGTCGCGGGGTCGGGAAACGGTCGCGCGTTACGTGCTGCTGGAGGTCCACCGCGCCTGCCGGTCTCTGCGGAACTCGCTGCCCGGCTGGTTCGTCGAACTCGTCGGCAGCTCACCCGGTGCGGAGGTCTCGGCGTCCGCGGAGGAGTCCCTGCAGCGCGCGCTGGGCCGCGAGGAATTGCCCGCCACGCCCGAATGGTTCGGCACGGTGATGCCGAGAACCTCGCTGCGGAAAGGAAAAGCGAGTAGGTCCACCCCGGTCGACGGCAGCAAACTGAAGGCTGCTGAGGTTGTGGCGCCTGACCGTGACGCGCAGGACGATCCGGTCCGCCGGATCTTCCGGGCGCCGTTCGCCGTGCACAACCCGCTCTCCCGACTCCTCGGCCGCGGCCTGTCCCGGGCCGAGCGGCACCCGCGCGGCTCGGTGAGCGCTTTGCACCTCGACGATTCGAACCTGGCCGCCGGATCGGGCAGGCGACTCGTCACCTCACCTCCCGGGAGCGGTCGGAGCAGTTTCGCCGCGGTACCCGAACCCCTCGCGGGATCACGGTTTCCGGAGTGGGACTGCTGGCGCGGGGAGTACCGGCGAGGCTGGTGCTCCGTCATTGAGTACGCGCCAGAACAGCGCGTGCCGCGCCCGGCGCCCGAGGTGAGCGTGCACGGGGACCGTGCGATCCGCGCGGACCTCGCCAGGGTGAGCCGGTCGCTAGCCTGGCATACCAGGCAGCCACAAGGCGAGGACGTCGACCTCGACGCGGTGGTCCAGGGCGTGGCGCGGAGCGGACGGGCGTCGCCGCATATCGAGCACGCCTATCGGGAGAAGCGCCGGTCGCGACCGGACCTGACGGTGTCGATCCTGCTCGATGCATCCGGCTCCACCGCGGATGAGCAGCCCTCCGGCGGCACCGTCTACGACCGGCAGTCGGCGATCGTGCTGAATCTGATGCGTGCGCTCGAGGATGTCGGGCACGGCGTCGAGGTGACCGCGTTCAACTCCGCGGGCCGGGCGCAGGTCCGGGTGATCCCGATAAAACGGTTGCAGGAGAACGGGAACTCCGCGGTGCGGTCGCGATTGTTCCAGGTGCGGCCGACGGGGTGCACTCGGATGGGAGCCGCGATCCGGTACGCGACCCGCCGCATGGCGCATGTCCCGGCAGGTAGGCAGGTGCTGCTCATGGTGTCCGACGGTTTTCCCTACGATCAGAACTACGAGGGCCGTTATGCGGACGCCGACACCGGCCGCGCCCTGCGGGAAGCCAGGCGTGCCGGTGTCGCATGCGTGTGCCTTTCGGTCTCGAACACGATGACCGAGGACCGGCTGACCCAGATCTTCGGCAACGCCGCGCATCTCCGGCTGGCGAGCGACCGTGACGTGTCCGAGCGGGTGGTTTCGTTGCTGCGGCAGGCACTGCGAGGCGTGTCGCAGACAGTCTGA
- a CDS encoding spirocyclase AveC family protein, which yields MGFSTKTSPRQYDRAPQLELAESLAPRKTQPVKLFAIVGAIFLALTMYCWADWLFSGDAKAAPLGPTPIPGWLRNSALIWQIGFGAGGLAVLYFFLIRPWVREGRLTFDGMMVLCWLQLWALQDPLANYTVQIFNYNAVLFNRGCPQCHLPGWQSPHGERMAEPLVLGPGLYLVGLFLIVLLCNHIMSLAKRRWPRLGTVGLIVVAIVFMGVVDFVLEIIWIRTGLYHMGGSMRSMSLFAGEWYQVPLYEMFLWGTTWGLLACVRYFRNDRGETIAERGAAEIAGGQRKKAAVRLLALCGVMNLIMFVLFTLPWQWFGLHTDDYPQGILDRSYMTNGMCGQGSEYACPGPDIPVVRGPGSPYATPDGRLVQPGALPIQVGG from the coding sequence ATGGGCTTTTCCACGAAGACGTCTCCACGACAGTACGACCGCGCGCCCCAGCTGGAACTGGCCGAGAGCTTGGCGCCGCGCAAGACCCAGCCGGTGAAGCTCTTCGCGATCGTCGGCGCGATCTTCCTTGCGCTGACCATGTACTGCTGGGCGGACTGGCTTTTCTCCGGCGACGCGAAAGCGGCGCCGCTCGGCCCGACTCCGATACCCGGCTGGCTGCGCAACTCGGCCTTGATCTGGCAGATCGGGTTCGGCGCCGGCGGGCTTGCGGTATTGTATTTCTTCCTCATCCGGCCGTGGGTGCGCGAAGGGCGGCTCACTTTTGACGGCATGATGGTGCTGTGCTGGCTACAGTTGTGGGCACTGCAGGACCCGCTGGCGAACTACACCGTGCAGATATTCAATTACAACGCTGTCCTGTTCAACCGTGGCTGCCCGCAATGCCATCTCCCGGGCTGGCAGAGCCCGCACGGTGAGCGCATGGCCGAGCCGCTGGTGCTCGGCCCGGGCCTGTACCTGGTGGGTCTGTTCCTCATCGTCTTGCTGTGTAACCACATCATGAGCCTGGCGAAGCGGCGGTGGCCGCGGCTGGGTACCGTGGGCCTCATCGTGGTCGCGATCGTGTTCATGGGTGTTGTGGACTTCGTGCTGGAGATCATCTGGATTCGGACGGGCCTCTATCACATGGGTGGCTCGATGCGGTCGATGTCACTGTTCGCCGGTGAGTGGTACCAGGTCCCGTTGTACGAGATGTTCCTGTGGGGCACGACCTGGGGCCTGCTCGCCTGCGTCCGCTACTTCCGTAACGACCGCGGCGAGACCATTGCCGAGCGGGGCGCCGCGGAGATTGCCGGCGGCCAACGGAAGAAGGCGGCGGTGCGGCTGCTTGCGTTGTGCGGCGTGATGAACCTCATCATGTTCGTGTTGTTCACCTTGCCCTGGCAGTGGTTCGGCCTGCACACCGACGACTATCCGCAGGGCATTCTGGACCGCTCCTACATGACGAACGGCATGTGCGGCCAGGGCAGCGAGTACGCCTGCCCGGGCCCGGACATCCCGGTCGTGCGCGGCCCCGGTTCGCCCTACGCCACTCCGGACGGACGTCTCGTCCAGCCCGGGGCGCTGCCGATCCAGGTCGGCGGATGA
- a CDS encoding CbbQ/NirQ/NorQ/GpvN family protein, whose product MTEITVAAPARRTADGTGPYYQPVGNEVEVFTAAFRSRRAIMLTGPTGCGKTRFVEAMAHQLGVPLHTVSCHEDLSSSDLLGRYLLKAGETVWVDGPLTRAARHGGICYLDEIVEARQDATVVVHSVADHRRELNLERHGAERIVAHSDFCLVVSFNPGYQSVLKDLKVSTRQRMVTVRFGFPPAEAEHEVVVRETGVGPDEAWALVLFAQAVRRLEHGRLREAASTRTVVAAAALTSQGMSTFDAGMAAMVRPMTDDADEEAGLAAMLETYTARR is encoded by the coding sequence GTGACGGAGATTACGGTGGCGGCCCCCGCGCGACGGACGGCCGACGGGACCGGTCCCTATTACCAGCCTGTCGGCAACGAGGTCGAGGTTTTCACGGCCGCGTTCCGCAGTCGCCGGGCGATCATGCTGACGGGCCCGACCGGCTGCGGCAAGACCCGATTCGTCGAGGCGATGGCGCACCAGTTGGGGGTGCCCCTGCACACCGTGTCCTGCCATGAGGACCTCAGCTCCTCCGATCTGCTCGGGCGTTACCTGCTCAAGGCCGGTGAGACGGTCTGGGTGGACGGGCCGCTGACCCGCGCGGCGCGGCACGGCGGTATCTGCTACCTGGACGAGATCGTTGAGGCCAGGCAGGATGCGACGGTCGTGGTCCATTCGGTCGCCGACCACCGGCGCGAACTCAACCTCGAGCGGCACGGGGCGGAACGCATTGTCGCGCATTCGGATTTCTGCCTGGTCGTGTCGTTCAACCCGGGTTACCAGAGCGTCCTCAAGGATCTGAAGGTCTCCACCCGGCAGCGTATGGTGACGGTGCGGTTCGGTTTCCCGCCAGCCGAGGCCGAACATGAGGTCGTCGTGCGCGAGACCGGTGTCGGCCCCGACGAGGCGTGGGCCCTGGTGTTGTTCGCACAAGCGGTACGGCGCCTGGAACACGGCCGTCTGCGGGAGGCCGCCTCGACCAGGACGGTGGTGGCCGCAGCGGCCTTGACCAGCCAAGGTATGTCGACGTTTGACGCCGGCATGGCCGCGATGGTTCGCCCGATGACCGACGACGCGGACGAGGAAGCCGGTCTCGCTGCGATGTTGGAGACCTACACCGCCCGTCGTTGA
- a CDS encoding peptidase inhibitor family I36 protein: protein MRASVLLPVLAIAFVPATAAAQEIPTFDGRDCPQDSLCLYRDHGFTGGGLALRPGDRIDDLATHDLADRISSWTNDTGVTNVQGRGEDHFPDRRPGPARMRPAVGLCPDTGRGRLSYERAEYLFKQATRALAPAGRGFTLRQLWSGRGV, encoded by the coding sequence ATGCGTGCATCGGTGCTCCTTCCCGTACTGGCGATCGCGTTCGTGCCGGCCACCGCTGCGGCACAAGAGATTCCAACGTTCGACGGCCGCGACTGCCCGCAGGACAGTCTGTGCCTGTACCGGGACCACGGCTTCACCGGCGGCGGTCTGGCCCTGCGACCGGGTGACCGGATCGACGACCTCGCCACCCACGACCTCGCCGACCGGATCTCGTCCTGGACCAACGACACCGGCGTCACCAACGTCCAAGGTCGGGGTGAAGATCACTTCCCGGACCGCCGCCCCGGCCCGGCCCGCATGCGGCCCGCGGTGGGCCTCTGCCCGGACACCGGCCGCGGACGGCTGTCCTACGAGCGCGCGGAGTACCTGTTCAAACAGGCGACGCGCGCGCTGGCCCCCGCCGGGCGCGGCTTCACGCTGCGGCAGCTGTGGTCGGGGCGGGGCGTGTAG
- a CDS encoding lanthionine synthetase LanC family protein — protein sequence MARELTGAAATVLTTWTEQQEASTAAPDTGAAVLAALLGDHPASRAALRAWLRAIPRCSGAGLHGGFAGVLAGLRLAARVDPALGPLADRAAARLAADGRWRSREVGFADYDLVSGPAGLLAVLPGAQAAREHLAALAVPEGFRIGGAAPAWARGGVVTGLAHGVAGPLAALGPGGSPDLASWLVEHQETDELGVVSWRSRPDGARRAVVRRQAWCYGTPGIAWALWTAGGLFAEAGLRAMDTLCAAYDEEVHLNDNPLSLCHGAAGVLLIADAFAGRAPVGGVLRDRLLRFLHARLPEVLAMVDLSLLTGATGVLAALLTAEGADREWLRLLALT from the coding sequence ATGGCGCGGGAGCTGACCGGTGCCGCCGCCACGGTCCTCACGACCTGGACCGAGCAGCAGGAAGCGAGCACGGCCGCGCCCGATACCGGGGCGGCCGTGCTCGCCGCGCTGCTCGGCGACCACCCGGCGAGCCGGGCGGCGCTGCGGGCCTGGTTGCGGGCGATCCCGCGCTGCTCGGGCGCCGGCCTGCACGGCGGGTTCGCCGGGGTCCTGGCCGGACTGCGCCTGGCCGCGCGGGTCGATCCCGCGCTGGGGCCGCTGGCCGACCGGGCTGCGGCGCGGCTGGCGGCGGACGGCCGCTGGCGGTCGCGCGAGGTCGGGTTCGCCGATTACGACCTGGTTTCCGGGCCGGCCGGCTTGCTGGCGGTGCTGCCCGGAGCGCAGGCGGCGCGAGAGCACCTGGCCGCGCTGGCTGTGCCCGAGGGTTTCCGCATCGGCGGGGCCGCGCCGGCGTGGGCGCGGGGTGGGGTCGTCACCGGGCTGGCGCACGGGGTGGCGGGCCCGCTGGCCGCGCTGGGGCCGGGCGGGTCGCCGGATCTGGCGTCGTGGCTGGTCGAGCACCAGGAGACGGACGAGCTGGGCGTCGTGTCGTGGCGCTCCCGCCCGGACGGCGCGCGGCGTGCGGTGGTGCGGCGGCAGGCGTGGTGCTACGGCACGCCCGGGATCGCGTGGGCACTGTGGACGGCGGGCGGCTTGTTCGCGGAAGCCGGCCTGCGGGCGATGGACACGTTGTGCGCGGCGTACGACGAGGAGGTGCACCTGAACGACAACCCGCTGAGCCTCTGCCACGGCGCCGCGGGGGTCCTGCTGATCGCCGACGCCTTCGCGGGGCGCGCCCCCGTCGGCGGCGTCCTGCGGGACCGCCTGCTCCGGTTCCTGCACGCACGGTTGCCCGAGGTGCTCGCGATGGTGGACCTCAGCCTGCTCACCGGAGCCACCGGAGTGCTGGCCGCGCTGCTCACGGCGGAGGGCGCGGATCGGGAGTGGCTGCGGCTGCTGGCCTTGACCTGA
- a CDS encoding enoyl-CoA hydratase-related protein: MLSKYSAGVYSTTPAPWRPGRSAELQAELDARPAVPTAVHPDGWATLETYTVQHAAGSAVVIGRLDDGRRFLASTKDEETLGRLLDGEPIGSKIHVRSFGFGNRVMMTAERMDELFPPRAPGFRDDYEHILVRRDGHLLEVTINRPDSRNSLHPPANAELDEVFDAYFADPALWVAIITGAGDKAFSAGNDLVYSASGKPMWVPRNGFAGLTSRESLPKPVIAAVNGFALGGGCEIALACHLVVADETAQFGLPEVRAGLVAAAGGLVRLPRAIPPKVARDVILTGRRLSAAEAESYGLISRVAPAGQAPAVARELAAAILEGSPTSVRTSLRIMAEADGFADTVEAVRPPSPALDELLVSQDAFEGPAAFAQKRKPVWRNR, encoded by the coding sequence ATGCTGTCCAAGTACTCCGCCGGCGTGTACTCCACGACCCCGGCGCCGTGGCGCCCCGGCCGCAGCGCCGAGCTGCAGGCCGAGCTGGACGCCCGCCCCGCGGTGCCGACCGCGGTGCACCCGGACGGCTGGGCCACGCTGGAGACCTACACCGTCCAGCACGCCGCGGGCAGCGCCGTGGTCATCGGACGGCTCGACGACGGCCGCCGCTTCCTCGCCTCCACCAAGGACGAGGAGACGCTCGGCCGCCTGCTGGACGGCGAGCCAATCGGCAGCAAGATCCACGTGCGCTCGTTCGGGTTCGGCAACCGGGTCATGATGACAGCCGAGCGGATGGACGAGCTGTTCCCGCCGCGCGCGCCGGGCTTCCGCGACGACTACGAGCACATCCTGGTGCGCCGCGACGGGCACCTGCTCGAAGTCACCATCAACCGCCCGGACTCGCGCAACAGCCTGCACCCGCCCGCCAACGCCGAACTGGACGAGGTGTTCGACGCCTACTTCGCCGACCCGGCGCTGTGGGTCGCGATCATCACCGGCGCCGGCGACAAGGCGTTCTCCGCCGGCAACGACCTCGTCTACTCCGCCAGCGGCAAACCGATGTGGGTGCCCAGGAACGGGTTCGCCGGGCTCACCAGCCGCGAGTCCCTGCCGAAACCGGTGATCGCGGCGGTCAACGGGTTCGCGCTGGGCGGTGGCTGCGAAATCGCCCTCGCCTGCCACCTCGTGGTCGCCGACGAGACCGCGCAGTTCGGCCTGCCCGAGGTCCGGGCCGGCCTGGTCGCCGCCGCGGGCGGGCTGGTCCGGCTGCCACGCGCGATCCCGCCGAAGGTCGCACGCGACGTGATCCTCACCGGCAGGCGGTTGTCCGCCGCGGAGGCCGAGTCCTACGGCCTGATCAGCCGGGTCGCGCCGGCCGGGCAGGCGCCGGCGGTCGCGCGCGAGCTGGCCGCCGCGATCCTGGAGGGCTCACCGACGTCGGTGCGCACCTCGCTGCGGATCATGGCGGAGGCGGACGGGTTCGCCGACACCGTGGAAGCCGTCCGGCCCCCCTCGCCCGCGCTCGACGAACTCCTCGTCAGCCAGGACGCGTTCGAAGGACCGGCCGCGTTCGCGCAGAAAAGGAAACCGGTGTGGCGAAACCGCTGA
- a CDS encoding VOC family protein → MASRLNPYISFAGDARQAMEFYRQVFGGELNLNTFGDFGGMEGTDADKVMHAQLETERGFTLMASDTPPGMEHQPGNNMSISLSGDDAGELRGYWDKLSDGGTVTVPLEKQMWGDEFGACLDRFGVSWMVNIAQSS, encoded by the coding sequence ATGGCTTCGCGGCTCAACCCGTACATCAGTTTCGCCGGCGACGCGCGGCAGGCGATGGAGTTCTACCGGCAGGTCTTCGGCGGCGAGCTGAACCTCAACACCTTCGGCGACTTCGGCGGCATGGAGGGCACCGACGCGGACAAGGTCATGCACGCCCAGCTCGAAACCGAGCGCGGTTTCACGCTGATGGCCTCGGACACCCCGCCCGGCATGGAGCACCAGCCCGGCAACAACATGTCGATCAGCCTCAGCGGCGACGACGCCGGCGAGCTGCGCGGCTACTGGGACAAGCTGTCCGACGGCGGCACGGTCACCGTCCCGCTGGAGAAGCAGATGTGGGGCGACGAGTTCGGCGCGTGCCTGGACCGGTTCGGCGTCTCGTGGATGGTCAACATCGCGCAAAGTTCGTGA